CCTTCCCCACCCCCGTGGCGTGGAGGGGAGCGCGGCTTCCGGGGGCGGTGAAGAGGCGCACCAGCTTCTTCCCCTCCGCCTGGTCCAGGTAGAGGGCCTCGAGGCCCGCCATCACCGCCAGGTTCACGCTCTCCCCAAGTTCTTCCGCCAGGGCCTCCATCTCGGGGCGCACCGCCTGGAGGAGGTTCTGCCTGGGGTAGGCCTGGCCTACGGCGAAGGCCCGGGGGCCCACCCGGTAGACCCCGCCCCCCTCCTCCACGAACCCCCTCTGGGCCAGGGTCTGGAGGAGGCGGTAGAGGGTGCTCTTGGAAAACCCCGTGGCCCTCGCCAAAGGGCCAAGCCCCGCCTCGCCGAGCCCGGCCAGGGCCTCGAGGACCAAAAGCCCCCTTTCCAGGGTCCTCACGCCCTGGGCACCCCTTTCCCTGGGCCTGGGCATGGCCCCAAAGTAGCACGGCCCCGCTTGTTTTTCAATATAAGAAAAACTATTTTGCTCCTTGACAAACTCCATCCCTCTCCCTTAGGCTTGGGGCACCATGAAGGGCGTGGAGATCCTCAAGGACCACCCCCTGTTAGGGGAAGTGCTCACGGAAGAGGCCCTCCGGTTCGTGGCGGCCCTGCAGAGGGAGTTCAACCCCGTGCGCAAGGCCCTTTTGGAGCGGCGGAAAGCGCTTTGGGAGCGGTACAAGGCCGGGGAAAGGCCGGACTTCCCGGAGGAGACCGCCTTTGTGCGGGGAGGGAGCTGGCAGGTGGCCGAGGCTCCGCCCGACCTCCTGGACCGCCGGGTGGAGATCACCGGCCCCGTGGACCGGAAGATGATCGTGAACGCCTTAAACTCCGGGGCCAAGGTCTTCATGGCCGACTTTGAGGACGCCCTCTCCCCCACCTGGGACAACGTCATAAGGGGCCAGAAGAACCTCTACGATGCGGTGCGCCGCCAGATAGACTTCGTCTCCCCAGAGGGCAAGGAGTACCGGCTCAAGGAGAAGGTGGCCACCCTGGTGGTGCGCCCAAGGGGCTGGCACCTCCACGAAAAGCACGTCCTGGTGGACGGGGAGCCCATGTCCGCCAGCCTTTTTGACTTCGGCCTCTACTTCTTCCACAACGCCAAGGAGCTCCTAAGCCGGGGAAGCGGCCCCTACTTCTACCTGCCCAAGCTGGAGAGCCACCTCGAGGCCCGGCTTTGGAACGAAGTCTTTAACTTCGCCCAGGACTACCTGGGCCTCCCCCGGGGCACCATCCGGGCCACGGTGCTCATTGAGACCATCCTGGCGGCCTTGGAGATGGAGGAGATCCTCTTTGAGCTCAAGGAGCACGCCGCCGGCCTCAACGCCGGGAGGTGGGACTACATCTTCAGCTGCATCAAGAAGTTCGCCACCACCGCCCCCATCTTCCCCGACCGGGCCCAGGTCACCATGACCGTCCCCTTCATGAAGGCCTACACCGAGCTCCTGGTGAAAAGCTGCCACATCCACGGGGCCCACGCCATCGGGGGCATGGCCGCCTTCATCCCCAGCCGCAAGGACCCCGAGGTGAACGAAAGGGCCTTCCAGCAGGTCAGGGCCGACAAGGAGCGGGAGGCCTCCCAGGGCTTTGACGGCACCTGGGTGGCCCACCCCGACCTGGTGCCCGTGGCCATGGAGGTCTTTGACCGCTATCTGGGGGATAGGCCCCACCAGAAGGAGGTGAGGCGGGAGGACGTGGAGGTGAGGGCCGAGGACCTCCTCAACTTTGAGGTGCCCGGGGGGAAGGTCACGGAAGGGGGCCTCAGGAACAACATCTCCGTGGCCCTCCAGTACCTGAACCAGTGGCTTCTGGGCAACGGGGCCGCCGCCATCTTCAACCTCATGGAGGACGCGGCCACCGCCGAGATCAGCCGGGCCCAGCTCTGGCAGTGGGTGCACCGGGGGGCGAGGCTCGAGGACGGCCGCACCGTTACCCCGGAGCTTTACCAGGAGATCAAGGAGGAGGAGCTCGCCAAGCTGGGGGAGCGGGAAAGGGAGCGCTACCGGGAGGCGGAGGAGATCCTGGACCGGCTGGTCCTCTCCCAGGAGTTCACCGAGTTCCTGACCCTGGTGGCGTACGAGTACATCGATTAGGGTCTAGGGTCGGGGGGTTTTGCAAAGGCCCTTGATCCTCGGCTCTGGACCCTTGACCCTAGAGCTGTGCGCCTGCGCTTTCGGGAAAACGGGCCCTACGTCCTGGACCTGCCGGAAGGGGCCACCTTTCGGCTGAACGGCCAGGAGATGCGTCTAGAAAAAGCCAAACTGGCCCTTTGCCGCTGCGGGGGGTCCAAGAACAGGCCCTTCTGCGACGGCACCCACAAGGAGCAGGGCTTCCAAGGGGAGGCGGGGTACCTGGAGGCGCAGCCTCAGTAGAGAAACTCCCGGATGTCATAGCGGGCCGCCCGGAGGCCCATCCTCCGGATGGCTTCTGCCCAGAGGGAAAGCTCCGCCTCCACCTGGGGAAGGGGCTCCAGCCCCAGGGCGGCGTAGGGGGTACCCGGGATCTCCTGGAAGGGGGAGAGGTAGACGATATCTCCCCTATCCAGGGGAAGCTCTGCCAAAAGGTTGAGGCTCTCCTCCCGGTGGGCCTTTCCGTAGGCCTTCCCCCCCGCCCCCACCATGAGGATGACCCCAAGGCCGAGGCCCGCCCCCTTCAGGGCCCGGGCCAGGGGCAGGACCTCCTTGGGGTGGCCGGGCTTCCCCAAAAGGGCGAGGAGGGGGGCATGGCCCGTCTCCAGGCCGATGTAGACCCGCCTCAGGCCCAGGGCGTAAAGCCTCGCCCACCAGGAGGCCTCCTTCCTTACCCCCGCGAAGAGGTCCAGAAAGCCCAGGACGGGCTCCCGGGGAAAGCGCCTCCCCACCTCCTCTAGGAGGGGAGTGAGGGGCTCGGAGAGGGCCAGGGCGTTCCCGTCCGCCAGGAAGACCCCCCGCCGCAGAAGCCGCCCCCGGCCCAGGAGGTCCAAGACGGCCTCCACGTGCCCTCCGAACTCCGCCGCGCTCCGCTTCTGGAAGGGGCGGTCCTGGTAGAAGGAGCAGAAGGCGCAGCGGTTCCAGGTGCAGCCCGTGGTGGCCTGGAGGACCACGGAGAGGTAGGCGTCGGGGGGGAGGATGCCCACGGGCCAAAGGTAGGCCCTCCGGTAGGGGGTGGGGTCCAGGAGGGCCTCTGGGGTCCACCTCAAGGCCTCCCGCCGCCGCTCCGGGTCCTGGAGGTGGCGCCGGGCCAGGTCCAGGGTCTCCCCGTAGATGGCCAAAGCCTCCTCCCGGGGAAGCCGCCGCCTCTTCCTCTCCCCTTCCCGAAAGCGGAGGTGGAGGCTCCCGTCCAGGGCCCTTTTGTAGGTGAGCCCCTGGCGAAAGTAGTGATAGGGCCGCCCCTCCCGGTCCAAGGAGAGGACCCGGTCCCCTAAGGAGAGCGTGGTGGCCTCGAGGCGGAGGAGCTCCACAGGGCTAGAATAAGCCCCGTGGCCGTGGCCGCCCTCAAGGGCCTCCTCCCCGAAGAAGGCTTCGCCCGCCTCACCCCCCTGGGGGGGTTTGAGGCCCGGGTCTACACGGACGGGGAAAGGGTCTACAAGGTCTACGGGCGGGAAGAGGCCCACTTGGCGGCCCTCGAGGCCAGGCGCATGGCCCGGGCGGGGCTTGGGGACCTGGTCCTGGGGGTGGTGGAAGCGGAGGGGCAGGGGGTTCTGGTCACCCGGCGCTTCCCCGGGAAGCCCTTCTCCCCCGGGGCTTTCACAGAAAGGACCCTGGCCGCCCTCTCCCACCTCTTCCTCGCCCTCCACCGCCTGCCCGAACCCGGGGTGGTGACGCGGGAGGAACTCCTGGAGCGGCTTGAGCGCTTCTGCGAAAGCCTCCACCCCGTCCCCGAGGCCCTGGACCTTCTCCGCGCCCTGAAGCGGGAGGTGGACCTGGCCGCCGGGGTGGAAAGGCGCTTCTGCCACCGGGACGCCTGGGCGGGAAACCTCCTCCTGAAGGATCCAGGGGCGGAGGGCCTCGAGGTCCTGCTGGTGGACTGGGTGCGCTCAGGCGGGGACGACCCCGCCCGGGACCTGGCCCTCCTCAAGACGGGAAGCCTGGACCTCCTAGGGGAGGCCAGGGCCCGGGCGGCCCTCTTCCGCCTGGGCCGCTTCTACCCTCTAGAGGTGCGGGAGCGCCTGGCCTTTTACGTGCCCCTCACCTACCTCCACGACCTCCACTGGTTCCGCGGCAAGCGGCCCGAGGGGTTCCCGGAGGCCCTTAGGGAAAAACTGCCCAAGGCCCTCGCCTTCTTCCAAGACTGCTTTCCCCGGAAGGGGAAGGCGTGTTAGGCTCCTTGGGATGAGGATCACCCTGGTGGACCACCCCCTGGTCCAGCACAAGCTGGCCCACCTTCGGGACAAGGGCACGGGCGCCAAGGACTTCCGGGAGCTAGCCCAGGAACTCTCCCTCCTCATGGCCTACGAGGCCATGAGGGACCTGGAGCTTACCGAGACCACCGTGGAAACCCCCGTGGCCCCCGCGCGGGCAAAGGTCCTTTCCGGCAAGAAGCTCGCCCTGGTGGCCATCCTACGGGCAGGGCTGGTCATGGTGGAGGGCATCCTCAGG
The genomic region above belongs to Thermus sediminis and contains:
- a CDS encoding IclR family transcriptional regulator — its product is MPRPRERGAQGVRTLERGLLVLEALAGLGEAGLGPLARATGFSKSTLYRLLQTLAQRGFVEEGGGVYRVGPRAFAVGQAYPRQNLLQAVRPEMEALAEELGESVNLAVMAGLEALYLDQAEGKKLVRLFTAPGSRAPLHATGVGKVLLAYRGVPEGLSLEAYTPNTLTCREALLSELKRVRAQGYALDNEEKELGVRCVAAPVFGPGGEVVAALSLSAPASRLSLEEAHRLAPRVVEAARRASLRLGFTGPV
- the aceB gene encoding malate synthase A — its product is MKGVEILKDHPLLGEVLTEEALRFVAALQREFNPVRKALLERRKALWERYKAGERPDFPEETAFVRGGSWQVAEAPPDLLDRRVEITGPVDRKMIVNALNSGAKVFMADFEDALSPTWDNVIRGQKNLYDAVRRQIDFVSPEGKEYRLKEKVATLVVRPRGWHLHEKHVLVDGEPMSASLFDFGLYFFHNAKELLSRGSGPYFYLPKLESHLEARLWNEVFNFAQDYLGLPRGTIRATVLIETILAALEMEEILFELKEHAAGLNAGRWDYIFSCIKKFATTAPIFPDRAQVTMTVPFMKAYTELLVKSCHIHGAHAIGGMAAFIPSRKDPEVNERAFQQVRADKEREASQGFDGTWVAHPDLVPVAMEVFDRYLGDRPHQKEVRREDVEVRAEDLLNFEVPGGKVTEGGLRNNISVALQYLNQWLLGNGAAAIFNLMEDAATAEISRAQLWQWVHRGARLEDGRTVTPELYQEIKEEELAKLGERERERYREAEEILDRLVLSQEFTEFLTLVAYEYID
- a CDS encoding CDGSH iron-sulfur domain-containing protein produces the protein MRLRFRENGPYVLDLPEGATFRLNGQEMRLEKAKLALCRCGGSKNRPFCDGTHKEQGFQGEAGYLEAQPQ
- a CDS encoding radical SAM protein, which encodes MELLRLEATTLSLGDRVLSLDREGRPYHYFRQGLTYKRALDGSLHLRFREGERKRRRLPREEALAIYGETLDLARRHLQDPERRREALRWTPEALLDPTPYRRAYLWPVGILPPDAYLSVVLQATTGCTWNRCAFCSFYQDRPFQKRSAAEFGGHVEAVLDLLGRGRLLRRGVFLADGNALALSEPLTPLLEEVGRRFPREPVLGFLDLFAGVRKEASWWARLYALGLRRVYIGLETGHAPLLALLGKPGHPKEVLPLARALKGAGLGLGVILMVGAGGKAYGKAHREESLNLLAELPLDRGDIVYLSPFQEIPGTPYAALGLEPLPQVEAELSLWAEAIRRMGLRAARYDIREFLY
- a CDS encoding phosphotransferase family protein translates to MAVAALKGLLPEEGFARLTPLGGFEARVYTDGERVYKVYGREEAHLAALEARRMARAGLGDLVLGVVEAEGQGVLVTRRFPGKPFSPGAFTERTLAALSHLFLALHRLPEPGVVTREELLERLERFCESLHPVPEALDLLRALKREVDLAAGVERRFCHRDAWAGNLLLKDPGAEGLEVLLVDWVRSGGDDPARDLALLKTGSLDLLGEARARAALFRLGRFYPLEVRERLAFYVPLTYLHDLHWFRGKRPEGFPEALREKLPKALAFFQDCFPRKGKAC